The genomic interval AATTTGGATTTCGAACCAAATTTTGGTTCCTTCCCTGCAATTCTGCCAATTCATCTCCACTTGATTCCGCTCGTCAAAATGAAAGGGTAAACACAGAATGGGAGTGCTCTTATGTAGATTTGGAATCATTCCGTAAACACAGCATAAGAGTGCAAGGTTAAGAGTGCAATAGCTGGTCCCATTCTACAACAGCTTCTAcagatcaataaaaatatttctcGAGGGTCAAACAAACAAAGAAATATAGAGTTATTAACTAGACAATGCACAAGAATTGTCACTGATCAGATTCGTTCAAGATAGAAAAGAGATCCATTTTTAAGGCTGCTTTCTGGTTTTATCACTGGAGTTGGAGTTAGAACATGAGGAACAGTCTTGAACAATTTGGCACCAACGAATCTTTGTTGCTCTTCTCTCCTTTGTCTCTGAGAGACAGCACTTTCAGAAAAAACTTCTCAGATGCTGCTTTTTTGAGCTAAATTCCACTAGTAAACACATTAACAAAGATAATTCTCAAAGATCAAACATGTAAACTTAGCTTCTAGTTTGGGTAGAATGACGAAAGGTCAAATTCTGTCTAAACAAACATTGACAATTGACATAGGCAACCAGAGATTTGCAGCATTGCATTTAGCAAAAGGTAAAACGTTTCTGAAAGAACTAGTTTGGAATTAACTAAGACCAGATACAAAACACTGAAAATAGATGCATTGTGACAAAATTTAAGTATTGAATAGTGTTTACCTTGCTAAATGAGTGGCAAGTATCTCCCTGATCCTTTGTCCATTCTCATCATCCTTCCCATCGAAATTTGGAAACTCTTGCTGCACCGCACTAGTGTAAGTTCCATCCGCCATGAAGTCACCAGACTTGATGAGGAAGTTGTGAAGCAAACAGCTTGTTACCACCACATAGGGCAGAGCCTGAACGCACTCCTCCTTCCAGCTTGTGGGTAGAAGCCGCCATTGCATGCGAAGTCGCGCGAAGGCCCTGTTCACCAGCTCCATGGCGCAAGCGTGGAAATGGTTGAATGTCGCAGCTTTGGAAGAGTTCGAGCTCGACTCGCCATCTCTGTATGGTGTCAGCAACCAGTGTAGAAGAGGGCAGCAGGAGCCACCCAGCAAATACTTAGGCAAAGAGCCCCCGTTAAGCTCCCTGGTGGACGAAGCAGTTCCCAGCAGCAAAGCTTGAGTTTTGGAGAGCTTCGATTTGGTGACTATCTCAGCAGGTGTGGTCGATCCGTGCCACCCGACGGAGATGTCAAGAAACCTCCCTTCCGAATCCACCAAACCCTGCGCGACAATGGATCCTCCTCGTGCGGTCCCTTCGACGGTGAATCGGGTGAAACCGAGCACGCCACAGCAGTTGGGCAGCGACAGCCGATCGAACCCACGGACGACGCGTTCGAGGTCGGAGGAGAACTCGAAGAGGTGGCCGAGCCGGTCGACGGCGGCTTTGCAGACCTCGTAGAAAGAGCGGCACGCGGCTTCCTGCGAAGGGAGGCCGAATCGGTGGGCGACGGCCCGGTATGGAGCGGCGTGGGCGAGGCGGAA from Zingiber officinale cultivar Zhangliang chromosome 6B, Zo_v1.1, whole genome shotgun sequence carries:
- the LOC121988460 gene encoding protein ALP1-like; this translates as MVGGSKRRSSTAAPPTPSRPVTKNPPSPLTAEELTPFLDILSSALSGSLRFRSSADLALLPSQYLDLDSSIAAAAESLSGLLSVLPPHSLSIDLPPPPSAPWFSRFLASAAVDDVRWAESFRMSKRSFGALLQSLYPALQSDLSVPADVKLGAALFRLAHAAPYRAVAHRFGLPSQEAACRSFYEVCKAAVDRLGHLFEFSSDLERVVRGFDRLSLPNCCGVLGFTRFTVEGTARGGSIVAQGLVDSEGRFLDISVGWHGSTTPAEIVTKSKLSKTQALLLGTASSTRELNGGSLPKYLLGGSCCPLLHWLLTPYRDGESSSNSSKAATFNHFHACAMELVNRAFARLRMQWRLLPTSWKEECVQALPYVVVTSCLLHNFLIKSGDFMADGTYTSAVQQEFPNFDGKDDENGQRIREILATHLASAVSQRQRREEQQRFVGAKLFKTVPHVLTPTPVIKPESSLKNGSLFYLERI